The following coding sequences lie in one Microbacterium sp. XT11 genomic window:
- a CDS encoding NAD(P)H-dependent oxidoreductase, with product MTVLIVTAHPHTPSLSSSIADELAGALGPGNVERADLAHEGFDPRFTLADRRNYKSGADTPADVVREQRRIDRATDLVLVFPVFWWAMPALLKGWIDRVFANGWAFTIGAEGGIRRQLGRLAVHVIAVAGDDAGVYERHEYERAMRTQIQHGIIDFCGAERGAMTFVHDSETDDDAHRRAAVGASIDAVLTAIHAR from the coding sequence ATGACGGTCTTGATCGTGACGGCCCACCCTCATACTCCGTCTCTCAGCTCGAGCATCGCCGATGAGTTGGCCGGCGCATTGGGCCCGGGGAACGTCGAGCGCGCTGATCTCGCGCACGAGGGGTTCGACCCTCGTTTCACCCTGGCTGATCGACGAAACTACAAGTCGGGTGCCGATACTCCCGCGGACGTCGTTCGTGAGCAGCGACGCATCGACAGGGCGACGGATCTGGTGCTGGTGTTTCCGGTGTTCTGGTGGGCCATGCCCGCTCTGCTGAAGGGCTGGATCGACCGCGTCTTCGCCAATGGGTGGGCCTTCACCATCGGAGCGGAGGGAGGCATCCGCCGTCAGCTGGGACGTCTGGCCGTCCACGTGATCGCCGTCGCTGGGGATGACGCCGGGGTATACGAGCGGCATGAGTACGAGCGTGCGATGCGGACGCAGATTCAGCACGGCATCATCGACTTCTGCGGGGCCGAGCGTGGAGCGATGACGTTCGTGCACGACTCGGAGACCGACGACGACGCTCACCGCCGCGCGGCGGTGGGTGCGTCGATCGATGCCGTACTCACGGCGATTCACGCTCGCTGA
- a CDS encoding LacI family DNA-binding transcriptional regulator codes for MSSGARATRNDVARLAGVSTAVVSYVLNDGPRPVAPDTRKRVLAAMKELNYRPNAAARALATQRTRVLGLIVPDLSNPFFAEFGSIVQNAAFVRGYALLLGETNSDPARERSQVSSMLEREVDGLMTFGIQDVELVDMLSNTDMALVSMDWQLSAKSVATVMVDDYQASRDAVAHLAEHGHRSIAFVGGPGNLLVSQDRRRGWMDEMRARFGEAPFDGLAYEAPHTREGGYEAARAMFSSPEPPSAVFVGTDAQAIGVLHACHESGVRVPEELAIVSFDGTRESAFSSPPLTSIQLPMGEMAELALDKLLAHGTADSDLHVIVAHELVVRRSCGLHAANG; via the coding sequence ATGAGTTCTGGCGCGCGCGCGACACGCAATGACGTGGCTCGACTGGCGGGGGTGAGCACCGCCGTTGTCAGCTACGTGCTCAACGACGGCCCTCGCCCCGTCGCTCCGGACACGCGTAAGCGCGTGCTCGCGGCGATGAAAGAACTCAACTACCGCCCGAACGCTGCGGCCCGGGCGCTGGCGACCCAGCGAACGCGCGTGCTCGGTCTCATCGTGCCCGACCTCAGCAACCCGTTCTTCGCGGAGTTCGGCAGCATCGTGCAGAACGCTGCTTTCGTTCGCGGCTACGCGCTCCTTCTCGGTGAGACGAACTCCGATCCGGCGCGCGAGCGCTCGCAGGTCTCCTCCATGCTCGAGCGCGAAGTCGACGGTCTGATGACCTTCGGCATCCAGGATGTCGAGCTCGTGGACATGCTCAGCAACACGGACATGGCGCTCGTGTCGATGGACTGGCAGCTGAGTGCGAAGTCGGTGGCCACGGTCATGGTCGATGACTATCAGGCGTCTCGCGACGCCGTGGCGCACCTCGCCGAGCACGGGCACCGCTCGATCGCCTTCGTGGGAGGTCCGGGCAACCTGCTGGTGTCGCAGGATCGTCGGCGGGGATGGATGGACGAGATGCGTGCGCGCTTCGGCGAGGCGCCGTTCGACGGCCTGGCCTACGAGGCGCCGCATACCCGCGAAGGGGGTTACGAGGCGGCGCGAGCGATGTTCTCGTCCCCCGAGCCGCCGAGCGCCGTCTTCGTCGGCACGGATGCGCAGGCCATCGGAGTGCTGCATGCGTGTCACGAGAGCGGCGTCCGCGTGCCCGAGGAACTCGCCATCGTCTCGTTCGACGGAACGAGGGAGTCTGCGTTCAGTTCGCCGCCGCTGACGTCGATACAGCTGCCGATGGGGGAGATGGCGGAGCTCGCCCTGGACAAGCTTCTCGCGCACGGGACGGCCGACTCCGATCTCCATGTGATCGTGGCGCACGAGCTCGTGGTTCGGAGGTCCTGCGGGCTGCACGCGGCGAACGGCTGA
- a CDS encoding nucleoside hydrolase, translated as MHQSTSFTLDTDIGTDVDDLLAIAMILGSPELELDAVCTVYGDVHLRAQIVAAVFATVGRPAPPIALGERETRSGREVWWAGHEGETIQGLTEHTYAADRDGVSELAAAHTVAAIGPLTDVAAAVENPDHGIRRIVMMGGEFSRGIVEHNIRCDVAAADEVFESRVPLLAVGLEQTERIRLAHAELDRIAEAGPLGAMIGAEMRRFWSFAEQDYNVPHDPIAVLTLARPDLFEVTRGVITVQTEGKDAGLTRFAPTADGPHEIVTDMDEEAVATEILERILRAAQLHP; from the coding sequence ATGCACCAGAGCACCTCCTTCACTCTCGACACCGACATCGGCACGGATGTCGACGATCTGCTCGCGATCGCCATGATCCTCGGGAGCCCGGAGCTGGAACTGGACGCCGTCTGCACGGTCTACGGCGACGTGCATCTTCGCGCCCAGATCGTCGCAGCCGTGTTCGCGACGGTCGGCCGCCCGGCTCCGCCGATCGCCCTGGGGGAGCGCGAGACGCGATCCGGCCGTGAGGTCTGGTGGGCAGGGCACGAGGGCGAGACCATCCAGGGTCTCACGGAGCACACCTACGCCGCCGACCGTGACGGCGTCTCCGAGCTCGCGGCGGCACACACCGTCGCCGCCATCGGCCCGCTGACTGACGTGGCGGCTGCAGTCGAGAACCCGGACCACGGCATCCGCCGCATCGTCATGATGGGCGGCGAGTTCAGCCGTGGGATCGTCGAGCACAACATCCGCTGCGACGTCGCTGCCGCCGATGAGGTCTTCGAATCCCGGGTTCCTCTCCTGGCCGTGGGCCTCGAGCAGACCGAGCGGATCCGCCTGGCGCACGCCGAACTCGACCGCATCGCCGAGGCCGGGCCGCTCGGTGCGATGATCGGCGCGGAGATGCGCCGCTTCTGGTCCTTCGCCGAGCAGGACTACAACGTCCCGCACGACCCCATCGCGGTCCTCACCCTGGCGCGACCTGACCTGTTCGAGGTCACGCGCGGCGTGATCACGGTGCAGACCGAGGGTAAAGACGCCGGCCTGACCCGCTTCGCACCCACCGCCGACGGCCCGCACGAGATCGTGACCGACATGGACGAGGAGGCCGTGGCCACCGAGATCCTCGAGCGAATCCTTCGCGCTGCTCAGCTGCATCCCTGA
- a CDS encoding acyltransferase gives MSRLSEWWPGLGRDIWLNKVIASTLVPTPLRWRMLRAYGAQVEACTISPGAWIGSDRLRIGEGTYINTGVMISTHAPVTIGRRVFVAMRVTITTSSHEVGPATKRAGKITAAPVTIGDGCWIGAGTPILPGVTIGEGTIVAAGSVVTTDCEPNSLYAGVPAVRKRALDAEQTPAA, from the coding sequence ATGTCTCGTCTCAGCGAATGGTGGCCAGGACTCGGCCGCGATATCTGGCTCAACAAGGTGATCGCCTCGACGCTCGTGCCGACACCTCTGCGGTGGCGGATGCTGCGTGCATACGGCGCGCAAGTCGAGGCCTGCACCATCTCCCCCGGCGCATGGATCGGCAGTGACCGGTTGCGCATCGGGGAGGGGACGTACATCAACACGGGTGTGATGATCTCCACGCACGCGCCCGTGACGATCGGACGGCGCGTGTTCGTGGCGATGCGTGTGACGATCACGACGTCGTCGCACGAGGTCGGCCCGGCGACGAAACGCGCCGGGAAGATCACGGCCGCCCCCGTCACGATCGGCGACGGCTGCTGGATCGGGGCGGGCACGCCGATCCTCCCCGGTGTGACGATCGGCGAGGGCACGATCGTCGCGGCGGGATCCGTGGTGACGACCGACTGCGAGCCGAACTCCCTGTACGCGGGCGTTCCCGCCGTGCGCAAGCGCGCGCTCGACGCGGAGCAGACGCCCGCCGCATAG
- a CDS encoding carbohydrate ABC transporter permease — protein MRRTRGATVLLTTAAALVAVSVFLPLWWVFASSMRPGNSYVENMTPLSWLAFIPIGGDFSNYSALGSGAFLLGLFNSFLVAGLTILAGLAIAIPAAYALATIEFRGRGVIFSFIIVVAMIPFDAIAIPLSSLFQGWGLSDSYAGLVLPALANGFAIFVLRQFFMGVPGELIDAAEVDGLGRFGTLWRIVLPLSKPALIGAGMMLFLSQWQAYLWPLLIGTSPERQLAPIVLANLSTAFTVDLGQILAGSFVLSIIPMILLLFFQKQYTESLSTTGLKG, from the coding sequence ATGAGGCGCACACGCGGAGCGACCGTCCTGCTCACGACGGCCGCGGCATTGGTCGCTGTCTCGGTCTTCCTCCCGCTCTGGTGGGTGTTCGCATCGTCGATGCGCCCGGGGAACAGCTATGTGGAGAACATGACACCACTGTCATGGCTGGCGTTCATCCCGATCGGCGGCGACTTCTCGAACTACTCCGCACTCGGATCCGGCGCGTTCCTCCTCGGTCTCTTCAACAGCTTCCTGGTCGCCGGGCTGACCATCCTCGCCGGACTCGCGATCGCGATCCCGGCCGCGTACGCGCTCGCCACGATCGAGTTCCGAGGTCGCGGCGTGATCTTCAGCTTCATCATCGTGGTCGCGATGATCCCGTTCGACGCGATCGCGATCCCGCTGTCGTCGCTGTTCCAGGGGTGGGGGCTCAGTGATTCCTACGCCGGGCTGGTGCTGCCTGCGCTGGCCAACGGATTCGCGATCTTCGTGCTGCGGCAGTTCTTCATGGGCGTTCCGGGCGAGTTGATCGATGCCGCCGAGGTCGACGGCCTCGGACGCTTCGGCACCCTGTGGCGCATCGTGCTGCCGCTGTCGAAGCCGGCGCTCATCGGCGCGGGCATGATGCTGTTCCTCTCACAATGGCAGGCCTACCTGTGGCCCCTGCTGATCGGCACGTCGCCCGAACGGCAGCTGGCACCGATCGTGCTCGCGAACCTCAGCACCGCGTTCACGGTCGACCTGGGGCAGATCCTCGCCGGATCGTTCGTGCTGAGCATCATCCCGATGATCCTGTTGCTCTTCTTCCAGAAGCAGTACACGGAGTCGCTCTCGACGACGGGACTGAAGGGATGA
- a CDS encoding carbohydrate ABC transporter permease codes for MTKIRTERSVAIGGPSPVATGGDLRPLRRRKARRLTLIAIAMLSPALIALITMRVVPLVSAVGLSFQHVSLATGETAFDGLANYIYLFGDANFHSVLVVTLVFNLVLNPVIVVLSTALALLLVQNIPLVGLWRSMIFVPAAVPGAVVALIWSTALQPDGLVNGLLEAAGLPAQPFLTSANQAAFSIGIMVTWGALGYWMIFIIAGLKDIPGSLYEAAALDGAGWWRRLFSITLPLLKRPMAFVLIACTVGSFLLFAPVQILTRGGPNGSSNLIMYDIYNRAYLLGDIGVGQAEVVVLMLMLSVIVLIQFRLLKEDRS; via the coding sequence ATGACCAAGATCCGCACAGAACGCTCCGTGGCGATCGGGGGACCGTCCCCGGTCGCCACGGGCGGCGACCTCCGGCCGCTCAGGCGCCGCAAAGCCAGGCGTCTCACGCTCATCGCGATCGCGATGCTGTCCCCTGCTCTCATCGCGCTCATCACGATGCGCGTCGTACCGCTCGTGAGCGCCGTCGGCCTCAGCTTCCAGCATGTCTCGCTGGCGACGGGGGAGACCGCCTTCGATGGTCTCGCGAACTACATCTATCTGTTCGGCGACGCCAACTTCCATTCGGTGCTCGTCGTGACGCTGGTGTTCAACCTCGTTCTGAACCCGGTCATCGTCGTCCTGTCCACGGCACTCGCGCTCCTGCTCGTGCAGAACATCCCGCTCGTCGGGTTGTGGCGGTCGATGATCTTCGTCCCTGCCGCGGTGCCGGGAGCGGTCGTCGCCCTCATCTGGAGCACGGCGCTCCAGCCCGACGGTCTCGTCAACGGACTCCTCGAGGCGGCAGGTCTCCCCGCTCAGCCCTTCCTCACTTCCGCCAATCAGGCGGCGTTCTCCATAGGCATCATGGTGACGTGGGGTGCGCTGGGGTATTGGATGATCTTCATCATCGCCGGGCTCAAAGACATCCCCGGATCGCTCTACGAAGCCGCGGCGCTGGATGGCGCGGGCTGGTGGCGGCGGCTCTTCTCCATCACTCTTCCGCTGCTCAAACGGCCGATGGCGTTCGTGCTGATCGCCTGCACCGTCGGATCCTTCCTGCTCTTCGCTCCGGTGCAGATCCTGACCAGGGGAGGCCCGAACGGCTCCTCGAACCTCATCATGTACGACATCTACAACAGGGCCTACCTGCTCGGCGACATCGGCGTCGGACAGGCCGAGGTGGTCGTGCTGATGCTCATGCTCTCGGTGATCGTGCTGATCCAGTTCCGGCTGCTGAAGGAGGACCGCTCATGA
- a CDS encoding ribokinase: MTGRIIVVGSLNLDTTLRVDRLPGPGETVHSESVVHAPGGKGANQAVAAALLGGRVRLIGAVGDDDAGRMLTIAAVAAGVDVAGVRRVPVRTGQATIIVDRDAENVIVVDAGANASVDPTQVPEDLTAADVVVTGNEVPDAVVIAAAERAASVGAMVVHNPSPFRPLPGRMPRPQVLVVNEHEFALCGGRLEPVVVLPPALEDAALVVTRGAQGALVFERGGAAEVPAIRVEPVDTSGCGDAFLGAMVERIAAGCPVVEAVERAMLVGAFAATREGTQSSYPTASELRVFQDSRKG; this comes from the coding sequence ATGACGGGACGAATCATCGTGGTCGGTTCGCTCAACCTCGACACCACCCTGCGAGTGGACCGCCTTCCCGGTCCGGGCGAGACCGTGCACTCCGAATCGGTCGTGCACGCACCGGGCGGCAAAGGGGCGAACCAGGCCGTCGCGGCGGCTCTGCTGGGCGGCCGGGTGCGTTTGATCGGCGCAGTCGGCGATGACGACGCCGGCCGGATGCTGACGATCGCGGCTGTCGCGGCCGGCGTGGATGTCGCCGGGGTGCGCCGGGTGCCGGTGCGCACCGGGCAGGCGACCATCATCGTCGATCGTGATGCGGAGAACGTGATCGTCGTGGATGCGGGTGCCAATGCGAGCGTCGACCCGACGCAGGTGCCCGAGGACCTCACCGCGGCTGACGTCGTCGTCACAGGCAACGAGGTGCCGGACGCGGTGGTGATCGCTGCCGCGGAACGCGCGGCATCCGTCGGAGCCATGGTCGTGCACAACCCGTCGCCGTTCAGACCGCTACCTGGACGCATGCCGCGTCCGCAGGTGCTGGTCGTGAACGAGCACGAGTTCGCGCTGTGCGGCGGGAGGCTCGAACCGGTCGTGGTCCTGCCTCCCGCCCTCGAGGATGCGGCATTGGTCGTCACGCGCGGAGCGCAGGGGGCGTTGGTGTTCGAGCGTGGGGGCGCCGCAGAGGTGCCCGCGATACGAGTGGAGCCGGTGGACACGAGCGGATGCGGCGACGCCTTCCTTGGTGCCATGGTCGAGAGGATCGCGGCCGGATGCCCGGTCGTCGAGGCCGTGGAGAGAGCCATGCTGGTCGGCGCATTCGCCGCCACCCGGGAGGGCACGCAGTCCTCGTATCCGACCGCGTCTGAGCTACGGGTCTTCCAAGACTCGCGGAAGGGGTGA
- a CDS encoding ABC transporter substrate-binding protein, translating into MNTRALRVGAFATALTIGGVGLAACAPSGSGGGSDAGEKVTLTFANADPAETWDLVIKAFEKSHPNIAVKQLNIPYAQYTSTINQRMTGGGGDIDVMVVDAGGAVLDWAKRGFLADISDLKEDAVAAALSEDMVTAREADGKLYALETWTTSQFLYYNVDILAAAGIEPPVDDPAQPWTYEELTAAAQKIKDAGAAEYPFLFDQWDSYYQLQMVGVSAGGGDGIDAEGNVDFSNEGWQKALTWYHDLFEDGLSPRGITNDKNGALFQTGKAGFMISGPWGVNVAEAGDITYGVAPAPYFEGGEAATSTDSWSVAISAKTAKKDAAREFLEYLTIDPTGNAESAEVAGIAPTNKEAYAKYAEKMSALGGEATANFGAIMQYQLENNAVHRPGVVGYSVFEPGANQMFSDIRNGSDPAERAAQADEDIEAQIARLK; encoded by the coding sequence ATGAACACCCGAGCACTCCGCGTCGGCGCATTCGCCACGGCGCTCACCATCGGCGGCGTCGGCCTCGCCGCCTGCGCCCCGTCCGGATCCGGCGGAGGTTCCGACGCCGGTGAGAAGGTCACGCTCACCTTCGCCAACGCCGATCCTGCAGAGACCTGGGACCTGGTGATCAAGGCGTTCGAGAAGTCGCACCCGAACATCGCCGTGAAGCAGCTCAACATCCCGTACGCGCAGTACACCAGCACGATTAACCAGCGAATGACCGGCGGCGGCGGTGACATCGACGTCATGGTCGTCGACGCAGGCGGGGCCGTGCTCGACTGGGCGAAGCGCGGGTTCCTCGCCGACATCTCCGATCTCAAAGAGGATGCGGTCGCGGCGGCCCTGAGCGAGGACATGGTCACCGCACGAGAGGCCGACGGCAAGCTCTACGCGCTGGAGACCTGGACGACATCGCAGTTCCTGTACTACAACGTCGACATCCTGGCCGCGGCCGGGATCGAGCCGCCCGTCGATGACCCGGCGCAGCCGTGGACGTACGAGGAGCTCACCGCTGCCGCGCAGAAGATCAAGGATGCCGGAGCCGCGGAGTACCCGTTCCTGTTCGATCAGTGGGACTCCTATTACCAGCTGCAGATGGTCGGGGTCTCCGCGGGAGGCGGGGACGGCATCGATGCCGAGGGGAACGTCGACTTCTCGAACGAGGGGTGGCAGAAGGCGCTGACCTGGTATCACGACCTCTTCGAAGACGGTCTCTCGCCGCGAGGCATCACGAACGACAAGAACGGCGCGCTCTTCCAGACCGGCAAGGCCGGCTTCATGATCTCGGGGCCGTGGGGCGTGAATGTCGCAGAGGCCGGAGACATCACGTACGGCGTCGCTCCTGCCCCGTACTTCGAGGGCGGTGAGGCTGCCACGTCCACCGATTCCTGGTCGGTGGCGATCTCTGCGAAGACCGCGAAGAAGGATGCTGCGCGCGAGTTCCTCGAGTACCTGACGATCGATCCGACGGGGAACGCCGAGTCTGCGGAGGTCGCCGGCATCGCGCCGACGAACAAAGAGGCATACGCGAAGTACGCCGAGAAGATGAGCGCTCTCGGCGGAGAGGCGACGGCGAACTTCGGCGCCATCATGCAGTACCAGCTCGAGAACAACGCCGTCCATCGTCCCGGCGTGGTGGGATACAGCGTCTTCGAGCCAGGCGCCAATCAGATGTTCTCCGACATCCGCAACGGGTCGGACCCGGCCGAACGTGCGGCGCAGGCGGACGAGGACATCGAAGCGCAGATCGCACGCCTCAAGTGA